A part of Streptomyces sp. NBC_00557 genomic DNA contains:
- a CDS encoding DsbA family protein, producing MSKRNTQTAKTAARERLRQERERQAKRAKAKRQIIVAASVVAVLAAAGGISYAIVQANKPTGWDAAKSRPLVKPANTTGPDGTTVLIGKSTAKKTLTIYEDPRCPVCAQFEQTVGATVKKDVDEGKFKLRYVGATFLDKNLPGVGSKNGLSALGAALNVSPEAFLEYKAAMYSAKWHPDENDDKFKDDSYLIKIADTVPALKGNAAFQKAVKDGTYDRWALEESKIFDKDGIQGTPTLKMDGKTLTGADGKNPPMTVADFNTAVDAALKG from the coding sequence ATGAGCAAGCGGAACACCCAGACGGCGAAGACGGCGGCCCGGGAGCGGCTGCGCCAGGAGCGCGAGCGGCAGGCCAAGCGCGCCAAGGCCAAGCGGCAGATCATCGTGGCCGCCTCGGTCGTGGCCGTGCTGGCCGCCGCCGGCGGTATCAGCTACGCCATCGTCCAGGCCAACAAGCCCACCGGGTGGGACGCCGCGAAGAGCCGGCCGCTCGTGAAGCCGGCCAACACCACGGGCCCGGACGGCACGACCGTCCTCATAGGCAAGAGCACCGCCAAGAAGACCCTCACCATCTACGAGGACCCGCGCTGCCCGGTGTGCGCGCAGTTCGAGCAGACGGTCGGCGCGACCGTGAAGAAGGACGTCGACGAGGGCAAGTTCAAGCTGCGCTACGTCGGCGCCACCTTCCTCGACAAGAACCTGCCCGGTGTCGGCTCCAAGAACGGCCTGAGCGCCCTGGGCGCCGCGCTCAACGTCAGCCCCGAGGCGTTCCTCGAGTACAAGGCCGCGATGTACTCGGCGAAGTGGCACCCCGACGAGAACGACGACAAGTTCAAGGACGACTCCTACCTGATCAAGATCGCCGACACGGTGCCCGCCCTGAAGGGCAACGCGGCGTTCCAGAAGGCGGTGAAGGACGGCACCTACGACCGGTGGGCGCTGGAGGAGTCCAAGATCTTCGACAAGGACGGCATCCAGGGCACCCCGACCCTGAAGATGGACGGCAAGACGCTGACGGGCGCCGACGGCAAGAACCCGCCGATGACCGTCGCCGACTTCAACACGGCCGTCGACGCGGCCCTGAAGGGCTGA
- a CDS encoding alkaline phosphatase D family protein: protein MTSRYRSLPAPEGPNSLSPRRRTVVKAAAATAVLAGPLAASLPARAAAQAPAFLHGVASGDPLPDGVLLWTRVTPVPEAVPGSGLGPDTEVSWVVAKDKAFTSIVAKGSVTATAASDHTVKADVRGLAPATDYWFRFSAGGADSPVARTRTAPAADANVSSLRFGVVTCANWEAGYFAAYRHLAARSDLDAWLHLGDYIYEYKSGEYAARGTVVRPHAPANETITLADYRIRHARYKTDPDLQALHLKAPVIAIWDDHEFADNAWSGGAVNHTEGAEGTWTARKAAAKQAYFEWMPVRPAIEGTTYRRLRFGKLADLSLLDLRSFRSQQASTGSGSVDDPNRTITGRAQLDWLKAGLKASDTRWRLVGNSVMIAPFVIGSLTADLLKPLARLLDLPQDGVGVNTDQWDGYTHDRRELLDHLRSNGIGNTVFLTGDIHMSWANDVPVDAGTYPLSPSAATEFVITSVTSDNLDDIVKVPQGTVSAVAAPLIEAANRHVHWVDTDRHGYGVLDITADRAQMDYYVLSDRTDPDATAQWVRSYRTRSGTQKVERTYDPV, encoded by the coding sequence GTGACCAGTCGATACAGATCGCTTCCGGCCCCCGAGGGCCCCAACTCCCTTTCGCCCCGCCGCCGTACGGTCGTCAAGGCCGCGGCGGCGACCGCTGTGCTGGCCGGCCCGCTCGCCGCCTCCCTTCCGGCGCGCGCCGCCGCCCAGGCCCCCGCCTTCCTGCACGGCGTCGCCTCCGGTGACCCGCTGCCCGACGGCGTCCTGCTGTGGACCCGGGTGACCCCGGTCCCGGAGGCCGTACCCGGCTCCGGGCTCGGCCCGGACACCGAGGTGAGCTGGGTCGTCGCCAAGGACAAGGCGTTCACCAGCATCGTCGCCAAGGGCTCGGTCACCGCGACCGCGGCCTCCGACCACACCGTGAAGGCCGACGTCCGCGGCCTCGCGCCGGCGACCGACTACTGGTTCCGCTTCTCGGCCGGCGGCGCCGACTCCCCGGTGGCCCGCACCCGCACCGCGCCCGCGGCGGACGCGAACGTGTCCTCCCTGCGCTTCGGCGTGGTCACCTGCGCCAACTGGGAGGCCGGGTACTTCGCCGCCTACCGCCACCTCGCGGCCCGCAGCGACCTGGACGCCTGGCTGCATCTCGGCGACTACATATACGAGTACAAGTCCGGCGAGTACGCGGCGCGCGGCACGGTCGTCCGCCCGCACGCCCCGGCCAACGAGACCATCACGCTCGCCGACTACCGGATCCGGCACGCCAGGTACAAGACCGACCCCGACCTGCAGGCCCTGCACCTGAAGGCGCCGGTCATCGCGATCTGGGACGACCACGAGTTCGCCGACAACGCCTGGTCGGGCGGCGCGGTCAACCACACCGAGGGCGCCGAGGGCACCTGGACCGCCCGCAAGGCCGCCGCCAAGCAGGCCTACTTCGAGTGGATGCCGGTCCGCCCCGCGATCGAGGGCACCACCTACCGCCGGCTGCGCTTCGGCAAGCTCGCCGATCTGTCGCTGCTGGATCTGCGTTCCTTCCGCTCCCAGCAGGCGTCCACGGGCAGCGGCTCGGTGGACGACCCGAACCGGACGATCACCGGCCGGGCCCAGCTGGACTGGCTGAAGGCGGGGCTGAAGGCCTCCGACACCAGGTGGCGGCTGGTCGGCAACTCGGTGATGATCGCGCCGTTCGTCATCGGCTCCCTCACCGCCGACCTCCTCAAGCCGCTGGCCAGGCTGCTGGACCTGCCGCAGGACGGCGTCGGCGTCAACACCGACCAGTGGGACGGCTACACGCACGACCGCCGCGAACTCCTGGACCATCTGCGCTCGAACGGCATCGGCAACACCGTCTTCCTGACCGGCGACATCCACATGTCGTGGGCCAACGACGTGCCGGTGGACGCGGGCACCTACCCGCTGTCGCCGTCGGCGGCCACCGAGTTCGTGATCACCTCGGTCACCTCCGACAACCTCGACGACATCGTCAAGGTCCCCCAGGGCACGGTCTCCGCCGTCGCCGCGCCGCTCATCGAGGCCGCCAACCGGCATGTGCACTGGGTGGACACCGACCGGCACGGCTACGGCGTGCTCGACATCACCGCCGACCGCGCGCAGATGGACTACTACGTCCTGTCCGACCGCACCGACCCGGACGCGACCGCGCAGTGGGTGCGCTCCTACCGCACCCGCAGCGGCACGCAGAAGGTCGAGCGGACCTACGACCCGGTGTAG